In Leptospira licerasiae serovar Varillal str. VAR 010, the sequence GAGTTAGGATCTAGTTCCCAAATAAAATGATCTTTTGCACCTAAGATCGGATTTGAAATTTTTAAAACGGCAACCGATTTACCGTCAGCAGGCATCCTTAATTCGGTCGGATCCAAAACGGATTCAAAATAAGAACTACATTGAAACAAAAGGAATATTAGAAGATAAAAAATCCGAAATTTCAAAGTGAAAACCGGGTGTAAAAACTCAATAGCCCAATGCTTTTCTGATCTTTTCCGGAATATCCTCGAACTTAGGATACTTATGCTTTTTGCCATCCGGAAAAATAACGTAATAAGTTCCGTTCAGAACTTCCATATAATAATTTCCCTTTTTCTTTTGCCCTACGGAAGACTTATCCATTTCCTTGACCATTGCTTGGTATCTCGGGGGAAGAGCTTGCCAAGAACCGTAAACTTGGATCTCTCCGGCATGATTCACAGTATACATTCCATTCTCATGCATGATCTTGATCCCGTTATAATCGAAAACTTCTAGAACATTTACTTTAGGCTCTTTCTTCTTTGGTTTTTCGTTCGGATCAAAACTCATAGGTTCTTCCGAAGGAATATTATAATGAACTACTGATTTGGAATCGTGTCTTCTGTTTCGAGTAAGAAGTATATAGAGATAGGAAAGGCCTGACAAAGCAAGCGCAGCAAAAATCAGATAATCAAAATGTCTGGCTATCCATCCCATTACTTCAATCTATACTCGATCGCTTTGCATGCAAACGGAACAGGATCTCCTGCCTGGATCCAAAAACTACATTTTTCGAAAGCGACTGAGGCAACACAGTTGTCCACGTCCTTTTTCCTTTGTCTTCCCGGAACCAAAGAGGTGATCTGTCTGCTGGATCCGCATTCTGCGTCTTTCGCGGCATAAGCAACCATGATCTTAGTACCTGCTTCTCCGAATGTATAAAAATCATCGTCCGCGCTGGAACAATTCAACAAGCCGAATAGTAAGATCGTAATAAGAATCAGACTTTTACGTGCGGTTGCAAAATTCAGGTTCTTAAATTTCATGCTCCGGCTTCTTAGGTAATAATCGTATTTTTTCATCCAAAGGAAGATCTACTTCTCCTAAAACGGTGTTGTATCTTACTGTCCCTTTCATTCTCAAATTCGGATCTTTTCCAGCGACTAGGTTTGTGACTACTAAAATTCCAAGTAATAGTTTATCCTGGTTCTCCCTCTTTTCAAAGCTTGTTTCTATCCTGAGTGGAACGATAGTTTTGGAAAAAGCGGGGACTTCTGTTTCTTCTTCCGAAATTACCCTGGCTAATTCGGCTTCTTTGCCGTCAGCGCCTACGGTAATAACGCCAAGATCGAACTTATAAATTTTAACGGAAGAATCGTTCGGGTTCTCGATCTCCAACTTAGAAGTCATTACTATCTTGGGGGAAGGTGGAAAAGGCAGAAGTTCCACCTTCTCCGTTTTAGTTTCCAAGATCCTGAATTTACAAGCCTGTAGTTTTTTGACGTTCTCCCTAAGATCCAAGCAGGAATGGAAAACCAAACTAGCTCCTAAAAGGAAGACCAATGGCCGGAACATTTTCCACTTATTGGATGGAATCCCCATCAAAGCTCCCAACCGTTGGAAATTAGAACCTTTCCTCTCGTCATATTATTTGTATATTCTTGGATCGCTTTATCCGCTTCCTTGAGCGGAAACTTAGCCGCGATCTCTGTTTGAAATTCTTTCTTTCCCAAAAGGGAACGTATCTCTGAAGTAATCTTCCAAATTTTAAGAGGATTTTGTTTAGGCATCCAAGAGGAAAGCCAGTAACCTTCTATCTTCTTGTCCTGAAAAATGCCAAGCCCTGCATGAAAGGAAATAGGTTCTTCAGAAAGCGCACCGTAGACCACACATTTACTGCCGTAAGGCATTGCGGCCAATGCTCTTCCAGGAAGCTCTCCTGCAACTGCATCCAACAAAATGGTAGCATTCAGTTTATTAGAAAGAACTCTAAGTTCTCTATCAAAATTCGGAGAGCTGGAATCCAATACATGTTCAGCGCCCATAGATTTAAGAAGATCTACTTGTTCTTTTCTTCTCACCACTTGAATTCCTTGAATTCCTTTTTTATTGGCGAGCCTTAATAACATTCTTCCCAAAGCAGAAGCTGCAGCGGTTTGAATATAAGCCTTATGTTTTTCTCGGATCACTTGGTCCAGGAGCGCCCAAGCAGTGATCGGGTTAACGAATAAACAAGCGCCTTGTTCCAGGCTTACATCTTTTCCTAAAGTAAAACAAGAGTATGCATCTGTGATCATGTATTCCGCATAAGGTCCGTCACCTTTATTTGGAGCGACACATGCAACCGATTTACCTACTAGAGAATTCGCTCTCCAACCACCGCCGCTTGCTATCACCACACCGCTTCCTTCGAAACCGGGAACCACAGGAAGTTTTTTCTTAATTCCGTACAAACCTCTCATGAACATGAGATCGGATGGATTTATAGAACCGGAATGAACTTTCAGCAAAACTTCTCCCTTCTTTAAAGGTTTAAGTTCTTTTTCTACGATCTTAGCTCTTCCAGGTTCGTTACTATATTCTTTCAATTCGTATGCAAGATACGATTTCGGTATTTCGAATTTTTTTGTCATTTGATTACCCTCTCACTCTTCGTCCTTTAACATCAGATGCTCTATCGCTTCCGGTTTATTTTCTAGTATATGATTTTGTATAAATGCTTCGGCGTCTTCTTGGGTTTTGATGGAGAACCAATGGCCTTTTGGATAAGAAACCTGCACAGGACCCAACTCACAACGATCCAAACATCCTGATTTTTGGATACGGATCTTACCTTTTAATCCGAGTTCTTGTATTCTCTTTTTCATATAAGCGAGCAATTGAGGGGATCCCTTTGGACCACAAGAAGGTCTTTCTCCTTCCGCTCTGACATTCTCACAGACAAAAACATGCTTATCAAAATACATTAGGGCCTTGCCTTTCCTCCTATTTTCCTATATAGCCAAAAGCTTTGAACCCATTTTTTCGGAGATTAGTTTGAAGCTCTAACGGTTGCCAGAACCGAAAAAAGATTTTTTTATGGTCAAGAGGCTTGATTCCCGAGTATTTACTCGTATTTGGAGAATAGGATGAAACGATCCGTAATACTAATTTTATTATACTCATTATTACTTTCTCTTTCCTTTTGCAAAAAGGAAGAGAAGCCTGTATTAGAGACTGAAAAACCTCTTTTCGAAAAAGTTTTGTCGGAAAACGATAAGGTTGTTCAATTTCTCTTAACAACGGAGAGCGTTTCTCCGGATGTAAGCGGATTAATTTCCTCCTTAAATTCTTTAGGAGAAGCAAAAGGTGGCTTGGAATCTTCTGCGCTAGAAATGAAAAATGCACTGGAAGGGGCAAAATCTCCTGATGTGAGAATATCCTTTGAGGCCTACTCCAAGTTTAGCGAAATTTTAGCGAGCACTATGAAGGTCCATGGACTACAGTCCGGAAGAAACCGTTTCTATTGTCCGATGGTCAAAAAGACATGGGTGTTTTCGGGTATGAAAATCCTAAATCCATATGCTCCGGATATGCGTGATTGCGGTGATCTTATTCCCTGAAAACAAAAGACAAAAAGAAAGAACCTGTCTAGCGGGAGTCTCCGAGTCCAAACCCTGTCCCGGAAATTGTAGGGATTTTTATAGGGAATCGAATTGGAATGATTCCGGTGAACAGGCTTGTTTTGCCTTCGAAAAATTGGAAAAATTTTTAGAAGGAGTCAGCTCATTTTCCGTCGGTGCAACTGCATTCCAACAGGCCCCTGCAGATATTTTAGAAAACTTTTCCACAAGGTCCGAAATTGGTTTCGATCTAGTCAGATATTTTCTTTCTATCTCTTCTCCAGACCAAGTCATGTCCACAATCCTGGAGATGGACGACTCATTACTTTATAGGATCGTAAAAGAAGATTTTAAAATATTCCAAAAACTCAGAAAGGAAAAAAAAGTCTTCGGAACTGAAACTAACTTTTTAGATTCGAAAGCCGCACAGTTCTGGAATGGACTCCCTCCGGAAAGGATCTCTAAGTTTATATTATTCTGTCTCAGGACCAAAAAGGATAATATATTCGCAGCCAGATTTTTAGGACTTATGCCGATCGAAACTCTACTTATGTTAGGAGAAACCTTACGGCTCAGTAGAGAAGAAGAAGTGGAACTTTATAAAGGACTAGAAGAATCCTTATACGAATTCCCGATCCGATTTCCGGCAATCTATCCTCATTTGCTGGAATTATTCTCAGAAGATCCAGAGATCAATATTATACTCTCCACTATGGAAGGGCTCGTAGAAAGGAAAGAATCACTATTAAGAGCAAGAGAAGAAGTGCTCAAAATCATAGAAGAATCCGACAAAAAGAACTCTCACCAAGAAGTATTAAATTATCTGAATACTTTGGACAAAGACGCGGCCTTGGAAATTTTAGGGATGTTGGAAGAGCAGAACCATATAGGATTTTCTGAAAAAAGCCTATTGTCCGCTTATATCAAAGGAGAAGAATCCGACTTCATCACCTTCGGAAGAAGGCAACAAGTTTTTAGAGTAAAATAAAGGTCTTAAGATTCCGATCAAACAAAAACTTTCAGACCCTTTCTTCTACCTCGTATTCCTTAAATAAACTCTTTTGGTTCCCCATATCACTCTGGAATTCAACAGGATAATCCGAGGTAAAACAAGCATTGCAGAAACCTCCGCCTCTATGCTCGCTCACCGCTTTGTGCATAGAATCCACCGAGAGATACGCAATGGAATCGACCCTTAAATACTTACGGATCTCTTCGATGGTATGAGTTGCGGCGATCAATTCTTTATGCGTAGGAATGTCTATTCCGTAATAGCAAGGAGAAACAGTAGGAGGCGCGGAAACTCTTAGGTGGATCTCGGTAGCGCCTGCGTTTCGGATCATCTTAATGATCTTACGACTGGTCGTCCCTCTCATGATGGAATCGTCCACGATCACAACACGTTTCCCATCTACTACGTTCTTGACTACGTTGTATTTGATTTTAGCGCCGAAATCTCGGATCTTTTGGTCAGGCTCGATAAAAGTCCTGCCCACATAATGAGAACGGATCAATCCGGATTGAAAAGGAATCCCCGATGCTTCCGAATATCCAAGAGCCGCAATATTTGCAGAGTCCGGAACGGGGATCACAACATCCGCCTCTACAGGAAGTTCCTTAGCAAGTTGGTTTCCGAGCGCCTTACGGACTTTGTAAACCGACTCGCCAAAAATATTGGAATCAGGTCTTGCGAAATAAATATATTCGAAAATACAAAGCGCAGGTTTTGCCGGAGGGAAAGGATAGAAGGAGCGGGTTCCAGTTCTATCCACAACGATCATCTCACCAGGTTCCACATCCCTTTCGTAAGTGGTATCGGTGATATCAAATGCACAGGTCTCGGACGCGAACACAATGGACCCATCGTCCCTTCTTCCCATGACCAAAGGACGGAAACCGTTAGGATCTCTGACGGCAATCAGTTGGTTTTTAGTAAGAACTACAAGAGAATATGCCCCTCTCACTTTTTTCAGCGCGGAAGAAAGTGCGGAAAGCAGATCCGTTTCTCCGGAGCGCGCCATTAGATGGACAATCACTTCTGAGTCGATTGTAGTTTGGAAAATGGAACCTTCTTTTTCCAATTGGGAACGAACCTCCCAGGAATTTACGAGGTTTCCGTTGTGAGCCAGAGCGATCGGCCCTAAATGGGACTCGACTCTGAGAGGTTGAGCGTTCCTTAAAAAGCTCGCCCCGGTTGTAGAATAACGATTATGCCCGATGGCAGCAGTTCCGGTGAGCTCCCGGATCTTACCTTCGGTAAAAATATTGGCTACGAGTCCCATTCCGGCGTAGCGGTAGAGATGTTCTCCGTCGGAGGAAACGATCCCGCTCGATTCTTGGCCTCTATGCTGCATAGAATACAAGCCGAGGTAAGTGAAATTGGCCGCTTCTGGAGAATTAAAAATTCCGAAGATGGCACATTCTTCTTTTGGTTTGTCATCTCGGACTAGGGTCCGTAGACTGGACGTATTGGGAATCGAACTCATGGTCCCCCTTCCGACGCTAGTCTCCCAGGTCGCCTTTTAGATGCAAATACAATCCGATTATATTGTCGTAGACAACGTCCGAAGCCTACAGTTGGCATTGATTACTCTCTCTCAATCCGATTGCCTCTCTATTGATACGGAATCCAGCGGTTATTACACCTACTATTCCAAAGTTTGTCTCATCCAAATATCCTCTAAGGGTAAAAATTATATCTTTGACCCTATTCGTTTGGACGATCTTAACGGATTAGGACCTCTATTCGAGAATCCTAACATTTTAAAAATATTTCATTCCGCTTCGGACGATATTAAAGCTCTGAAAAGAGACTTCGGTTTCAAGTTTATAAACATCGCAGACACGATGTTCAGCTCTCGTTTATTAGACTTAGAACAGAACTCTTTGTTGTATCTTGTGGAACATTACCACAAGGTCAAACTTTCGAAGAAGGAGCAAAAATCCAACTGGGAAAAGCGCCCTCTGGAAAAAAGTCAGCTCCAATACGCTGCCTTGGACACAGTTTATCTGGAATCCATTTGGACTAAAATGGGCGAGGAACTCGGAAAACGTAAATTGTTAGACGAAGCGGTTTCCGAATTCGCAAAAATCGCAGAAGAAGAGCCGGAACCTTTCGAAGGATTTTCCATCAATTTGGAAAAATTCCCCAATGTTCTAGAATTAGGTTCCGACGAAAGAAGGGCTCTTCATGATACTCTAGGCTTCCGAGACGAAAAGGCAAAAAAGTTGAACAAAGCCCCTTTCAGGGTTTGGAACAACGACAAGGTTTTGGAGTTAGTCAAGTCTCGCGGTGAATTGAATAAACTCATAGATATCTTGGGCAAAAAAGACGCCGAAAATTTATACCAGGTTTATAAAAATCCAAGCGGCCCTCCAATCCAGAAAAACGATCTATTCAAAAGATCCATCGAGGATCTATCCGGAGAAGAAGCGGACAGATTCAAAAGATTAAGGCAGTGGAGAGAAACAGTCATGTCCATTCGCCGGATGGGTCACAATTTGATGCCGTCTAATAAGAATATCGCGGAAATTGCAAAAAGAAATCCGAAGACCATCGAAGAGTTAAAAGAGCTAGGTATCTTTTCCAACTGGAAGGTGGAAAATTACGGACCTTCTATTCTGGCAGCAATCCAATCCAAACCGTACGAGACTACCTTGTCAGGTTTGATCCCGATCAAAAAGAAAT encodes:
- a CDS encoding LIC13255 family lipoprotein — translated: MKFKNLNFATARKSLILITILLFGLLNCSSADDDFYTFGEAGTKIMVAYAAKDAECGSSRQITSLVPGRQRKKDVDNCVASVAFEKCSFWIQAGDPVPFACKAIEYRLK
- a CDS encoding LEA type 2 family protein, giving the protein MFRPLVFLLGASLVFHSCLDLRENVKKLQACKFRILETKTEKVELLPFPPSPKIVMTSKLEIENPNDSSVKIYKFDLGVITVGADGKEAELARVISEEETEVPAFSKTIVPLRIETSFEKRENQDKLLLGILVVTNLVAGKDPNLRMKGTVRYNTVLGEVDLPLDEKIRLLPKKPEHEI
- a CDS encoding zinc-binding dehydrogenase; the encoded protein is MTKKFEIPKSYLAYELKEYSNEPGRAKIVEKELKPLKKGEVLLKVHSGSINPSDLMFMRGLYGIKKKLPVVPGFEGSGVVIASGGGWRANSLVGKSVACVAPNKGDGPYAEYMITDAYSCFTLGKDVSLEQGACLFVNPITAWALLDQVIREKHKAYIQTAAASALGRMLLRLANKKGIQGIQVVRRKEQVDLLKSMGAEHVLDSSSPNFDRELRVLSNKLNATILLDAVAGELPGRALAAMPYGSKCVVYGALSEEPISFHAGLGIFQDKKIEGYWLSSWMPKQNPLKIWKITSEIRSLLGKKEFQTEIAAKFPLKEADKAIQEYTNNMTRGKVLISNGWEL
- a CDS encoding (2Fe-2S) ferredoxin domain-containing protein, with the protein product MYFDKHVFVCENVRAEGERPSCGPKGSPQLLAYMKKRIQELGLKGKIRIQKSGCLDRCELGPVQVSYPKGHWFSIKTQEDAEAFIQNHILENKPEAIEHLMLKDEE
- a CDS encoding LIC13259/LIC11441 family protein is translated as MKRSVILILLYSLLLSLSFCKKEEKPVLETEKPLFEKVLSENDKVVQFLLTTESVSPDVSGLISSLNSLGEAKGGLESSALEMKNALEGAKSPDVRISFEAYSKFSEILASTMKVHGLQSGRNRFYCPMVKKTWVFSGMKILNPYAPDMRDCGDLIP
- the purF gene encoding amidophosphoribosyltransferase; translated protein: MSSIPNTSSLRTLVRDDKPKEECAIFGIFNSPEAANFTYLGLYSMQHRGQESSGIVSSDGEHLYRYAGMGLVANIFTEGKIRELTGTAAIGHNRYSTTGASFLRNAQPLRVESHLGPIALAHNGNLVNSWEVRSQLEKEGSIFQTTIDSEVIVHLMARSGETDLLSALSSALKKVRGAYSLVVLTKNQLIAVRDPNGFRPLVMGRRDDGSIVFASETCAFDITDTTYERDVEPGEMIVVDRTGTRSFYPFPPAKPALCIFEYIYFARPDSNIFGESVYKVRKALGNQLAKELPVEADVVIPVPDSANIAALGYSEASGIPFQSGLIRSHYVGRTFIEPDQKIRDFGAKIKYNVVKNVVDGKRVVIVDDSIMRGTTSRKIIKMIRNAGATEIHLRVSAPPTVSPCYYGIDIPTHKELIAATHTIEEIRKYLRVDSIAYLSVDSMHKAVSEHRGGGFCNACFTSDYPVEFQSDMGNQKSLFKEYEVEERV
- a CDS encoding ribonuclease D; this encodes MQIQSDYIVVDNVRSLQLALITLSQSDCLSIDTESSGYYTYYSKVCLIQISSKGKNYIFDPIRLDDLNGLGPLFENPNILKIFHSASDDIKALKRDFGFKFINIADTMFSSRLLDLEQNSLLYLVEHYHKVKLSKKEQKSNWEKRPLEKSQLQYAALDTVYLESIWTKMGEELGKRKLLDEAVSEFAKIAEEEPEPFEGFSINLEKFPNVLELGSDERRALHDTLGFRDEKAKKLNKAPFRVWNNDKVLELVKSRGELNKLIDILGKKDAENLYQVYKNPSGPPIQKNDLFKRSIEDLSGEEADRFKRLRQWRETVMSIRRMGHNLMPSNKNIAEIAKRNPKTIEELKELGIFSNWKVENYGPSILAAIQSKPYETTLSGLIPIKKKFD